The following coding sequences are from one Triticum aestivum cultivar Chinese Spring chromosome 5A, IWGSC CS RefSeq v2.1, whole genome shotgun sequence window:
- the LOC123107087 gene encoding uncharacterized protein isoform X1 yields MEVPRRMGEGHRKERRWLVIITLEERCLCTSLTPAGRRGGSATGSAQLRVRRMEVKEAAARMVAADGGGGDVALLATSTSSSPSSPLLLVLQLQRQQFVSVILLLLPLLSFHTK; encoded by the exons ATGGAGGTGCCGCGGCGGATGGGAGAGGGTCACCGGAAGGAGCGCCGCTGGCTCGTCATCATCACGCTGGAGGAGAGATGCCTCTGTACATCCCTCACACCAGCAG GTCGCCGAGGAGGATCTGCCACCGGATCCGCGCAGTTGAGGGTGAGGAGGATGGAGGTGAAGGAAGCAGCAGCAAGGATGGTGGCTGCTGATGGGGGAGGGGGCGACGTCGCGCTTCTCGCCACCTCCACGTCCTCGTCGCCCAGTAGTCCGTTGCTCCTTGTCTTGCAACTCCAGCGACAACAGTTCGTCTCGGTGATCCTTCTGCTCCTCCCGCTTCTCTCCTTCCATACTAAATAG
- the LOC123107087 gene encoding uncharacterized protein isoform X2, with amino-acid sequence MEVPRRMGEGHRKERRWLVIITLEERCLCTSLTPAGRRGGSATGSAQLRVRRMEVKEAAARMVAADGGGGDVALLATSTSSSPSSPLLLVLQLQRQQFVSKKWWQ; translated from the exons ATGGAGGTGCCGCGGCGGATGGGAGAGGGTCACCGGAAGGAGCGCCGCTGGCTCGTCATCATCACGCTGGAGGAGAGATGCCTCTGTACATCCCTCACACCAGCAG GTCGCCGAGGAGGATCTGCCACCGGATCCGCGCAGTTGAGGGTGAGGAGGATGGAGGTGAAGGAAGCAGCAGCAAGGATGGTGGCTGCTGATGGGGGAGGGGGCGACGTCGCGCTTCTCGCCACCTCCACGTCCTCGTCGCCCAGTAGTCCGTTGCTCCTTGTCTTGCAACTCCAGCGACAACAGTTCGTCTCG AAAAAATGGTGGCAGTGA